From one Lotus japonicus ecotype B-129 chromosome 3, LjGifu_v1.2 genomic stretch:
- the LOC130742671 gene encoding uncharacterized protein LOC130742671, which produces MALSLTVDDVSSISKENDVWRVIVKVVRKWMTPNFDRSKLPNSMELVLMDAKGDRIHGKVQRTHVYKFNPLLVEGRVYMLSHFSIGDSALDFRTTTHTHRIIFGFDSVVQTLTDDPITKSPCSFVYVSDLMSNDQDQTLLVDVIGILTGHSGEQEFEKIIK; this is translated from the exons ATGGCTCTTAGTCTAACTGTTGACGATGTCTCTTCcatttcaaaggaaaatgaTGTGTGGAGAGTTATTGTGAAGGTGGTGAGGAAGTGGATGACTCCAAATTTCGATCGTTCAAAACTTCCTAATTCGATGGAGTTGGTTTTAATGGATGCAAAG GGTGATAGGATCCATGGCAAAGTGCAAAGGACTCATGTTTATAAGTTTAATCCTTTGTTAGTTGAGGGTCGAGTATACATGTTGTCACATTTCAGTATTGGTGATAGCGCTCTGGATTTTCGTACAACGACACATACTCACAGGATAATCTTTGGTTTTGATTCGGTTGTTCAAACCCTAACCGACGATCCCATCACTAAGAGTCCTTGTTCATTTGTTTATGTTTCTGATCTCATGTCCAATGATCAAGATCAGACACTGTTAGTCG ATGTGATAGGGATCCTTACCGGCCATAGCGGCGAGCAGGAATTTGAAAAAATCATCAAGTGA
- the LOC130742672 gene encoding uncharacterized protein LOC130742672, producing MNEPGSQMLTQLSDSSKPSLDEEFLKLSDMKTFEQIRAMDEKSCCVVLGTIIQIPEGNNWWYKACKCNKKVIWDEKIILLALALQLLLNYLSCWKRPFSLGLKLTTLQATGVSHHIVSTKLVEIPAPGLSHHIVSRKYVQIPT from the exons ATGAATGAACCTGGATCTCAGATGCTTACTCAGCTGTCCGACTCTTCAAAACCTTCACTCGATGAAGAGTTCTTAAAACTCTCAGATATGAAAACTTTCGAGCAAATTAGAGCCATGGATGAG AAGTCATGCTGTGTTGTGTTAGGGACCATCATACAGATACCTGAGGGGAATAATTGGTGGTACAAAGCTTGCAAGTGCAACAAAAAAGTTATTTGGGATGAGAAAAT AATCCTGCTGGCTCTGGCTCTACAACTCCTGTTGAATTACTTAAGTTGTTGGAAAAGACCTTTCTCTTTAGGATTGAAGTTAACAACACTTCAAGCTACAGGTGTGAGTCATCATATCGTGTCAACAAAACTTGTGGAGATCCCGGCTCCAGGTTTGAGCCATCATATCGTGTCAAGAAAATATGTGCAGATCCCGACTTAA
- the LOC130745988 gene encoding mediator of RNA polymerase II transcription subunit 6 — MATPAAMLEGVAPPQPPGTDMTGICFRDQLWLNTYPLDRNLVFDYFALSPFYDWTCNNEQLRMRSLHPLDLSQLTKMTGTEFVLSEVMEPHLFLIRKQKRDSPDKVTPMLAYYILDGSIYQAPQLCNVFAARIGRALYYIEKAFTTAASKLEKIGYAGPVDSETETASLESKVAKETIDLKEVKRVDHILASLQRKLPPAPPPPPFPEGYVPPSTAETEKGTETQESAEPQAPQVDPIIDQGPAKRMKF; from the exons ATGGCGACGCCGGCGGCAATGTTGGAGGGAGTAGCGCCGCCGCAACCTCCGGGGACGGACATGACCGGAATATGCTTCCGGGACCAACTGTGGCTCAACACGTACCCTCTGGATCGCAACCTCGTGTTCGATTACTTCGCCCTCTCCCCGTTCTACGATTGGACCTGCAACAACGAGCAACTCCGAATGCGCTCTCTCCACCCTCTCGATCTCTCTCAACTCAC GAAAATGACAGGCACTGAATTTGTGCTCAGTGAAGTCATGGAACCCCACCTTTTTCTTATTCGCAAGCAAAAGAGGGATAGCCCTGACAAAGTTACGCCAATGCTTGCTTATTACATCTTGGATGGTTCAATTTACCAGGCTCCACAACTATGCAATGTTTTTGCCGCTCGAATT GGAAGGGCACTCTATTATATAGAAAAAGCTTTTACTACAGCTGCCTCAAAGTTGGAGAAGATAGGATATG CTGGACCAGTTGACTCTGAAACTGAGACTGCATCGCTGGAATCAAAGGTTGCTAAGGAGACAATTGACCTAAAGGAAGTTAAGCGAGTGGATCATATTCTTGCATCCTTGCAACGCAAG CTACCACCagctccacctccaccaccttTCCCAGAAGGGTATGTGCCACCTTCAACAGCTGAAACTGAGAAAGGCACTGAAACTCAGGAATCAGCAGAGCCACAAGCTCCTCAAGTTGATCCTATAATTGATCAAGGACCTgcaaaaagaatgaaatttTGA
- the LOC130745989 gene encoding transcription factor DIVARICATA-like, with the protein MSDSWTPAQDRALELALATVPDDAPDRWEQIAAAVGRPPAEIMERYRLLVLHVDNIEEGPAPDFIVDRVPEPVPNDPSSSQKITKKISPNIEEGPAPDFIVDRVPEPVPNDPSSSQKITKKISPNQNEKRVLWTDDEHRNFLRGLKKYGKGQWQTISREFLPSKTPTQIASHAQKYYLRLNSTPKRRKRASIHDLTIDDTDLVPQQNQVPQLNAPMQELSPQQNGVQLDAPMQQVSSQQNQVDALDFPMQQLSFQQNGDPPLNFPHQVFPQQNCATPLNVQQLSFQQNGDPPLNFPHQVYPQQNCATPLNVQQLSFQQNGDPPLNFPHQVYPQQNCTTPLNVQQLSFQQNGHPPLNFPMQQLQEIQQSGLASQQHMVPPLDAPMQQLQERQHTLGDSGLTSQQLMVPPLDAPMQQLQERKHTLGDSVLASQQHPVPPLEVMPMQQLQERPQEHQAVNSRHFVWKPVGNRGR; encoded by the exons ATGTCGGATTCTTGGACTCCAGCCCAAGACCGGGCTTTAGAGCTAGCCCTCGCAACTGTCCCTGATGATGCGCCAGACCGGTGGGAACAAATTGCCGCTGCAGTTGGTCGTCCGCCAGCGGAGATCATGGAAAGGTATCGATTGCTCGTACTTCACGTTGATAATATTGAAGAAGGTCCTGCTCCAGATTTCATTGTAGATAGGGTTCCAGAGCCAGTTCCAAACGATCCTAGTAGTTCACAAAAAATCACAAAGAAGATCTCTCCTAATATTGAAGAAGGTCCTGCTCCAGATTTCATTGTAGATAGGGTTCCAGAGCCAGTTCCAAACGATCCTAGTAGTTCACAAAAAATCACAAAGAAGATCTCTCCTAATCAAAATGAGAAAAGAGTACTATGGACTGACGATGAACACAG gaATTTTCTGAGGGGGCTTAAGAAATATGGCAAAGGACAATGGCAAACCATCTCAAGAGAATTTCTCCCATCAAAAACTCCAACTCAAATTGCTAGTCATGCTCAAAAGTATTATCTTCGCCTGAATAGTACaccaaaaaggagaaaaagggCAAGCATCCATGACCTAACCATTGATGACACTGACTTGGTTCCTCAACAAAATCAAGTTCCTCAATTAAACGCTCCAATGCAGGAATTATCCCCTCAGCAAAATGGGGTACAATTGGATGCTCCAATGCAGCAAGTATCCTCTCAGCAAAATCAAGTTGATGCATTGGACTTTCCAATGCAGCAATTATCCTTTCAGCAAAATGGGGATCCTCCTTTGAATTTCCCACATCAAGTATTCCCTCAGCAAAATTGTGCTACTCCTTTGAATGTGCAGCAACTATCCTTTCAGCAAAATGGAGATCCTCCCCTGAATTTTCCACATCAAGTATACCCTCAGCAAAATTGTGCTACTCCTTTGAATGTGCAGCAACTATCCTTTCAGCAAAATGGGGATCCTCCGTTGAATTTTCCACATCAAGTATACCCTCAGCAAAATTGTACTACTCCTTTGAATGTGCAGCAACTATCCTTTCAGCAAAATGGGCATCCTCCTTTGAATTTTCCAATGCAACAATTACAAGAAATTCAACAAAGTGGTTTGGCCTCTCAGCAACATATGGTTCCTCCTTTGGATGCTCCAATGCAGCAATTACAAGAAAGGCAACACACCTTAGGGGATAGTGGCTTGACCTCTCAGCAGCTTATGGTTCCTCCTTTGGATGCTCCAATGCAGCAATTACAAGAAAGGAAACACACCTTAGGGGATAGTGTCTTGGCctctcagcaacatccagttcCTCCTTTGGAAGTAATGCCAATGCAGCAATTACAAGAAAGGCCTCAAGAACATCAAGCGGTCAATTCGAGACATTTTGTTTGGAAACCCGTTGGCAACCGTGGACGTTAG
- the LOC130744748 gene encoding uncharacterized protein At4g04775-like, whose translation MGKATSSGSGSASASGGRSSAAAVMRRGFCDCGERVLYLTSHSDANPGRKFWRCSNWKSPPECGFFLWDDEYAFEGANTRAVVELTRTLRELDVMKNKLEESKKTLEECKMNLEDLRRKNDKVQRKLEYEMMKKNMAIVCVILSWFWFVFMSGKLNVVV comes from the exons ATGGGTAAGGCTACatcttctggttctggttccGCCTCCGCTTCCGGTGGTCGTTCTTCCGCTGCTGCCGTTATGCGTCGTGGATTCTGTGACTGTGGAGAAAGGGTTCTTTACTTGACCTCCCACAGTGACGCGAACCCAGGAAGGAAGTTCTGGAGGTGTAGTAATTGGAAG TCACCACCTGAGTGTGGGTTTTTTTTGTGGGATGATGAATATGCGTTTGAAGGAGCAAATACCAGAGCTGTAGTTGAACTGACCAGAACATTGCGTGAATTGGATGTGATGAAGAATAAACTGGAAGAGAGCAAGAAGACCTTGGAGGAGTGTAAGATGAACTTAGAGGATTTGAGGAGGAAGAATGATAAGGTTCAGAGGAAGCTTgagtatgaaatgatgaagaagaatatgGCTATTGTTTGTGTTATTCTGTCATGGTTTTGGTTTGTGTTTATGTCAGGAAAACTTAATGTTGTTGTGTAG
- the LOC130744746 gene encoding uncharacterized protein LOC130744746 has translation MTDLISDVCLSKATSSFAARILRMWTLPSFDNPSDIGTIDMVLMDHQSSKIQASIKGSVVIEIFNVKLMEGEVYQFSGLAVSDIIGLLSGQPRLTHYGKGKTKILNIDLLIDGHKMECALFGEYADEFNTLLHNDTSLSQVVVINMARVKFYKGKNALQNSMYGTKIFFNPDIPEVLAIKQSIMVNQSLTPFNNQLNDPSQLKPEDDFLRLTPRMDIEQMKECRTAFIHCNVFFYFNCQVGAGFVVTAGSDYKGKAFIHCNVFFYFNCQVGAGFVVTAGSDYKGKEDQANSNTSNLYFYLCIFIFLLLSLKMPLLGVEVLFV, from the exons ATGACAGACCTCATATCAGATGTTTGTCTTTCAAAAGCAACAAGTTCCTTCGCTGCAAGGATATTACGTATGTGGACTCTGCCTTCCTTTGACAATCCATCAGACATAGGTACTATAGACATGGTATTGATGGATCATCAG AGTTCGAAAATACAAGCATCAATAAAAGGCTCGGTTGTCATTGAGATCTTTAATGTTAAACTCATGGAAGGTGAGGTATACCAGTTTAGTGGTTTAGCTGTTTCGG ATATAATCGGATTGTTATCTGGTCAACCTCGGCTCACTCATTATGGAAAGGGGAAGACGAAGATTCTCAATATAGATCTGTTAATTGATGG ACATAAAATGGAGTGCGCATTGTTTGGTGAATACGCTGATGAGTTTAACACATTGCTTCATAATGACACTTCTCTCAGCCAAGTTGTCGTTATTAATATGGCAAGAGTTAAATTTTATAAGG GTAAAAATGCACTGCAaaactcaatgtatggaacaaagaTATTTTTCAACCCTGATATTCCTGAGGTCCTTGCTATCAAGCAAAG CATAATGGTCAATCAAAGTCTCACaccattcaacaatcaactcaatGATCCAAGCCAATTGAAACCAGAAGATGACTTCTTACGCCTGACGCCGAGGATGGATATTGAGCAAATGAAGGAGTGCAGAACG GCTTTTATCCACTGTAATGtgttcttttattttaattgtcAAGTTGGAGCAGGTTTCGTGGTCACTGCTGGTAGTGATTACAAAGGCAAG GCTTTTATCCACTGTAATGtgttcttttattttaattgtcAAGTTGGAGCAGGTTTCGTGGTCACTGCTGGTAGTGATTACAAAGGCAAG GAGGATCAAGCAAATTCTAATACTTCCAATTTGTATTTCTATCTttgcattttcattttcttactaCTCAGTTTGAAAATGCCTTTACTTGGTGTTGAGGTTTTATTTGTATAA
- the LOC130744747 gene encoding mediator of RNA polymerase II transcription subunit 6-like: MEGGTPPQPPGMDMTVAQHVPLGSQPRLRLLRPLPFDWTCNNEQLRIRSLHPLDLSQLTKMTGTTEFVLCEVMEPPSWMGRALYYIQKAFTTAASKLEKIGYDGSVDSENETALLESKVAKVTIDLKEVKRVDNIPASLQHKRLKCGFVTVDYELNSWDLRV, translated from the exons ATGGAAGGAGGAACGCCGCCGCAACCTCCGGGGATGGACATGACTGTGGCTCAACACGTACCCCTTGGATCGCAACCTCGTCTTCGATTACTTCGCCCTCTCCCCTTTGATTGGACCTGCAACAACGAGCAACTCCGAATACGCTCTCTCCACCCTCTCGATCTCTCTCAACTCAC GAAAATGACAGGCACAACAGAGTTTGTGCTCTGTGAAGTTATGGAACCCCCATCTTGGATG GGAAGGGCACTCTATTATATACAAAAAGCTTTTACTACAGCTGCCTCAAAGTTGGAGAAGATAGGATATG ATGGATCAGTTGACTCTGAAAATGAGACTGCATTGCTGGAATCAAAGGTTGCTAAGGTGACAATTGACCTAAAGGAAGTTAAGCGAGTGGATAATATTCCTGCATCCTTGCAACACAAG AGGTTAAAGTGTGGATTTGTGACTGTTGATTATGAACTTAATAGTTGGGACTTAAGAGTATAA